TCCGGGAAGCCCCCTATAAAACCCCGCCCCGCACCCCGGTCTGGTTTATTAAACCGCGCAACACCGTGGTGACCAGCGGCGCAAGTATCGGCTATCCGGCGGGTGAACAGGTGCAAAGCGGCGGGACCGTCGCGCTGGTAATAGGCAAAACCGCCCGCAAGGTTTCGCCCCGTCAGGCCACGGACTGTATCGCCGGGTATGCCCTGGCAAACGAACTGAGCCTGCCGGAAACCAGCTTCTACCGCCCGGCCATCCAGGCCAAATGCCGGGACGGTTTCTGCCCGCTGGGCGAGCTGGTAACCGGGGTGGATATCCGGGATCTGACCATCATCACTGAGATTAACGGCCGCCAGGCCGACGCCTGGAGCACCCGGGACCTGGTGCGCGATGCGCAGCAGGTGGTCAGCGCACTGAGCGAGTTTGCCACCCTCCAGCCCGGGGATGTGATCCTGCTGGGCACCCCGCACCAGCGGGTTACCCTGCACCCGGGCGACCAGGTGCGCATTATGGCAGCGGGCTTCCCGGTGCTGGAAAACACCCTTATTGCCCAAGGAGCAACCTCATGAAACAGGCCCGTATCCGCTATCAGGGCGAAGATCTGAACGTCACGGTCGATAACCAGCAGCGTATCTGCCTGAAGGATGGCACCACCCTCACGGCCGATCAGGTCACCTGGCTGCCCCCGGCCAGCGGCACCATTTTTGCCCTTGGCCTTAACTATGCAGACCACGCCACCGAGCTGGAATTTAAAGCCCCGGAAGAGCCGCTTATCTTTATCAAAGCGCCGAACAGCCTCACCGGCCACCGCCAGGTATCGGTCCGCCCGGACAACGTGGAGTACATGCACTACGAGGCCGAGCTGGTGGTGGTTATCGGCAAAACTGCGCGCCATGTCAGCCAGGCCAATGCCATGGACTACGTGGCCGGTTATACGGTCTGTAATGACTACGCCATCCGCGATTACCTGGAAAACTACTACCGCCCCAACCTGCGGGTGAAGAGCCGCGACACCCTGACCCCCATCGGCCCGTGGATAGTCGATAAAGCGGACATTCCGGATCCGCACAATCTGACCCTGCGCACTTACGTCAACGGCGAGCTGCGCCAGCAGGGCAGCACGGCGGACCTGGTGTTTAACATACCGTTCCTGATCGAATACCTGAGTGCGTTTATGACGCTCCAGCCCGGCGACATGATAGCCACCGGCACCCCGAAAGGGCTGTCTGACGTGGTGCCCGGAGATGAAGTCGTGGTGGAGGTTGAAGGCGTTGGCCGCCTGGTTAACCACATCATCAGCGAACAGGATTACGAGGAGAGCCTGAAATGAAAACCATCAATCACTGGATCAACGGCAAAAATGTGCCCGGCCGCGACTACTTCCAGACCACCAACCCCGCCACCGGCGAAGTGCTGGCGGATGTCGCCTCCGGTGGCGAGGCGGAAATCAACCAGGCGGTAGCCGCCGCAAAAGAGGCCTTCCCCAAATGGGCTGGTCTGCCGATGAAAGAGCGCGCCCGGCTGATGCGTAAGCTCGGTGAGCTTATCGACGAAAACGTGCCGGACATTGCCGCCATGGAGACCGCCGACACGGGCCTGCCCATTCACCAGACCAGAAATGTGCTGATCCCGCGCGCCTCCCATAACTTTGAGTTCTTTGCCGAAGTCTGCCAGCAGATGAACGGCAAAACCTACCCGGTAGACGACAAGATGCTCAACTACACCCTGGTGCAGCCGGTGGGTGTCTGTGCGCTGGTCTCTCCGTGGAACGTGCCGTTTATGACCGCCACCTGGAAAGTGGCCCCCTGCCTGGCCCTGGGCAACACGGCCGTGCTGAAAATGTCGGAGCTCTCCCCGCTGACCGCCGACCGGCTGGGGGAGCTGGCCCTTGAAGCGGGTATTCCCGCCGGGGTGCTTAACGTAGTCCAGGGTTACGGGGCCACCGCCGGGGATGCCCTGGTGCGCCACCATGATGTGCGCGCTGTGTCCTTCACCGGGGGCACCGCCACCGGGCGGCGCATTATGCAGAACGCCGGGCTGAAAAAATACTCCATGGAGCTGGGGGGGAAATCCCCGGTTCTGGTGTTTGAAGATGCGGATATCGAGCGCGCACTGGATGCGGCCCTGTTTACTATCTTCTCCATCAACGGTGAGCGCTGCACCGCCGGTTCACGCATTTTCATCCAGCAGAGTATCTACCCGGAGTTTGTAAAACGCTTTGCCGAGCGCGCCAACCGCCTGCGGGTGGGGGATCCGACCGATCCGGCCACCCAGGTGGGGGCGCTTATCAGCCAGCAGCACTGGGACAAGGTCTCCGGCTATATCCGGATCGGTATCGAAGAGGGGGCAACCCTGCTGGCCGGTGGCCCGGACAAACCAGCGGATCTGCCGCCGCACCTGAGAAACGGCAACTTCCTGCGCCCCACGGTGCTGGCCGATGTGGACAACCGGATGCGGGTCGCCCAGGAAGAGATCTTTGGCCCGGTCGCCTGCCTGATCCCGTTCAAAGACGAAGCGGAAGGTCTGCGGCTGGCCAACGATGTGGAGTACGGTCTCGCCTCCTATATCTGGACCCAGGATGTCAGCAAAGTGCTGCGCCTGGCCCGGGGTATTGAAGCCGGTATGGTGTTCGTCAATACCCAGAACGTGCGCGATCTGCGCCAGCCGTTTGGCGGGGTGAAAGCCTCCGGCACCGGCCGGGAAGGCGGCGAGTACAGCTTTGAGGTGTTTGCGGAGATGAAAAACGTCTGTATCTCCCTGGGGGATCACCCGATCCCGAAATGGGGCGTCTGACCCCACCCGCGCGTGCCGCGCGCCCTGCGGCACGTTAAGCACATTGAATGAGGGAAACACTGATGGGTAAATTAGCCTTAGCCGCCAAAGTCACCCACGTACCGTCCATGTATCTGTCGGAACTGCCGGGTAAGCACCATGGCTGCCGCCAGGCCGCCATTGATGGCCACAAAGAGATAAGCCGCCGCTGCCGCGAGCTGGGTGTCGATACGATTGTCGTGTTCGATACCCACTGGCTGGTCAACAGCGCCTACCATATCAACTGCAACGACCACTTCCAGGGCGTCTACACCAGCCACGAACTGCCGCACTTTATTCGCGACATGGAATATGAGTATGACGGCAACCCGGTGCTGGGCAACCTGATTGCCGAAGAGGCGATCAGCTCAGGGGTTCGCGCCCAGGCCCACGCCATCTCCACCCTCACCCTGGAGTACGGCACCCTGGTCCCGATGCGCTATATGAACAGCGATCGCCACTTCAAAGTGGTCTCCATTTCGGCGTTTTGTACCGTACACGACTTTGCCGACAGCCGCCGGATGGGGGAAGCGGTGCGCCGGGCCATTGAAAAATACGACGGCACCGTCGCGGTGCTGGCCAGTGGCTCCCTCTCCCACCGTTTTATTGACGATCAGCGCGCCGAACAGGGCATGAACGCCTGGACCCGGGAATTTGATGAGCAGATGGACCACCGGGTGGTCAAGCTGTGGCGCGAAGGCAAATTTGCCGAGTTCTGCCGCATGCTGCCGGAATACGCCGACTACTGCTACGGCGAGGGCAACATGCACGACACGGTCATGCTGCTGGGGCTGATGGGCTGGGACCAGTATCAGGGCAAGGTGGAATTTATTACCGATCTGTTCCCGAGCTCCGGCACCGGTCAGGTCAACGCCGTATTCCCGTTAGCCAGAACCGCCTGAGGTCGCACCATGCCGCATTTTTACGCTGAATGTACCGAAAACATCCGCCAGCAGGCAGAGCTACCGGCGCTGTTTGCCAAAGTGAACAGTGCCCTGGCAGAGACGGGGATCTTCCCGCTGGGGGGGATCCGCAGCCGGGCTATCTGGCTCGATACCTGGCAAATGGCCGACGGTAAGCACGACTACGCCTTCGTCCATATGACCCTGAAGATCGGCAGCGGGCGCAGCCTGGAAAGCCGCCAGCAGGTAGGCGACATGCTGTTCGGGCTCATCCGCGAGCACTTCGCCGCCCTGATGGAGAGCCGCTATCTGGCCCTGTCGTTTGAAATAGAGGAACTCCACCCGACGCTGAACTACAAGCAAAACAACGTTCACGCGCTGTTCCGTTAAGGTCTTTCAGGTTTTATTTCCCCGGCAGGGCACTGCCGGGTGACCGGGCCTGCGCCGCAGGCCTTATCTATCATCGCCAACTGGCTACAGGAATGTCGTATGTTAGCTAAAGAGATCCACGCTGAAATCGCCCTCCAGCTGCACCGGGCAGAGCAAACCCGCGAGCAGATCCCCCAGATCTCCCGGCAGTACCCGGAGATAACCATTGAAGACGCCTACGCGGTACAGCGTGAATGGGTGGCGCTGAAAATCGCCGAAGGCCGGGTACTCAAAGGCCACAAAATCGGCCTGACCTCCCGGGCGATGCAGCTTAGCTCGCAAATTACCGAGCCGGACTACGGCGCCCTGCTGGACGATATGTTCTTTCACGACGGCAGCGACATTCCCACGGATCGCTTTATCGTGCCGCGTATTGAAGTTGAGCTGGCCTTTGTGCTGGCTAAGCCGCTGCGCGGGCCCAACTGCACCCTGTTTGATGTGTATAACGCCACCGACTACGTGATCCCGGCCCTGGAGCTTATCGACGCCCGTTGCCCGAATGTGGATCCACAGACCGGCAAGCCGCGCAAAGTGTTCGACACCATTTCCGATAACGCCGCCAACGCCGGGGTTATCCTCGGTGGCCGCCCCATCCGCCCGGATGAGCTGGATCTGCGCTGGATCTCCGCTTTGCTGTACCGCAACGGGGTTATCGAAGAGACCGGCGTTGCCGCCGGGGTACTTAACCATCCGGCCAACGGCGTAGCCTGGCTGGCAAACAAACTGGCCCCCTATGACGTACAGCTGGAGGCCGGGCAGATAATCCTCGGAGGCTCGTTCACCCGCCCGGTGGCAGCCAGCAAAGGGGACACCTTCCACGTTGATTACGGCAACATGGGCTCCATCAGTTGCCGCTTTGTCTAGGAGAGCACCATGACACTGACCAACACCTTTAAAGCCGCCCTGAAAGCACAACAGCCACAAATTGGCCTGTGGCTGGGGCTGAGCAGCAGCTACAGCGCCGAGCTCCTCGCCGGAACCGGTTTTGACTGGCTGCTGATAGACGGCGAGCACGCCCCCAATAACGTCCCCAGCGTGCTGCACCAGCTCCAGGCCATTGCCCCCTACCCCAGCCAGCCGGTGGTGCGCCCTTCCTGGAATGATCCGGTGCAGATCAAGCAACTGCTGGATGTGGGCGCCCAGAACTTACTGGTGCCGATGGTGCAAAACGCCGAACAGGCCCGCCAGGCGGTGCTGGCGACCCGCTACCCGCCTGCCGGGATCCGCGGTGTGGGCAGCGCCCTGGCCCGGGCATCACGCTGGAATCAGATCCCGGACTACCTGCACCGCGCCAATGACGAAATGTGCGTGCTGGTGCAGATAGAAACCCGGGAAGCGATGCGCAACCTGAGCAGCATTCTCGATGTGGAAGGGGTCGACGGGGTGTTTATCGGCCCGGCGGATCTCAGCGCCGATATGGGCCATGCGGGCAATCCCCACCACCCGGAAGTGAAAGCCGCCATTGAGCAGGCCATTACTCAGATCCGCGCCGCCGGTAAGGCACCGGGGATCTTAATGGCCGATCCGGTGGCTGCGCGCCGCTATCTGGAGCTGGGCGCCCTGTTTGTGGCGGTCGGTGTGGATACCACGCTGCTGTCGCGCAGCGCTCAGGCACTGGCCGCCAGCTTTAAAGAGAACCAGCCGGCCTGTGACACGCGCCCCGGCGTCTACTGATACGTTCACAGGGAGAAAACCATGAGCGATACCTCACCTGCGGTAGCGGGCACCCAGAACCCGGCCAGTCAGCACCTTGCGCTGACGGCTCAACAACAATCAGTGATCAGTAAACTGTTCCGCCGTCTGGTTGTGTTTTTGTTCGTGCTGTTTATTTTCTCATTCCTTGATCGCATCAATATCGGTTTTGCCGGGCTGACCATGGGCCAGGATCTGGGGCTCAGCGCCACTATGTTTGGCATGGCCACCACCCTGTTTTACGCCACCTATGTGATGTTCGGCATTCCCAGCAATATTATGCTGGGCATTGTCGGCGCCCGGCGCTGGATAGCGGTGATTATGGTGCTCTGGGGGCTGGCCTCCACCGCCACCATGTTCGCCACCGGCCCCACCAGCCTGTACGTACTGCGTATGCTGGTCGGCATCACCGAGGCAGGCTTCCTGCCCGGTATTTTGCTCTACCTCACTTACTGGTTTCCGGCCTATTTCCGCGCCCGGGCCAATGCGCTGTTTATGATAGCCATGCCGGTGACCACCGCCCTGGGCTCGCTGGTCTCCGGGTATATTCTCTCGCTGGACGGGCTGCTCAACCTGCACGGCTGGCAGTGGCTGTTCCTGCTGGAGGGGTTTCCGTCGGTGCTCCTCGGGGTGGTTGTCTGGTTCTACCTGGTGGATTCGCCGGATAAAGCCCGCTGGCTGAGCGCAGAAGACAAACAGTGCCTGAAAGAGATGATGGCGCAGGACCGGCTGTCGCTGGTGCAGCCGGAAGGGGCCGCCAGCCACAGCGCCCTGCAAAAAGGCAGCATGTGGCGGGAAATCTTCACCCCGGTGGTGATGCTCTACACCCTGGCCTACTTCTGCCTGACCAACACCCTGAGCGCGGTGAGTATCTGGACCCCGCAGATCCTCAAGAGCTTTAACGCAGACAGCAGCAATATCACCATCGGCCTGCTGGCGGCGATCCCGCAAGTCTGCACCATTGGCGGGATGATCTGGTGGAGCCGCCACTCCGATCGCTACCAGGAGCGCAGGCACCATACCGCCCTGCCGTTCCTGTTTGCCGCCGCAGGCTGGATCCTCACCACCCTGAGCAGCCATGGTCTGCTGCAAATGCTGGGGATTATTATGGCCTCTGCCGGATCGTTTAGCGCCATGGCTATCTTCTGGACAACGCCGGATCAGTCCATCAGCCTGCGGGCGCGGGCCATTGCCATTGCGGTGATTAACGCCACCGGCAATATCGGCTCCGCCATGAGCCCGCTGTTTGTCGGCTGGCTGAAAGACCTCACCGGCAGTTTTAACAGCGGTCTGTATCTGATGGCGGCCCTGCTGGTGGTGGGGGCCATTGTTATCTGGATGATCCCCATGCCCTCTTCCCGGCCCCGGGCAACCCCCTGATCTTCTGTCGCCCGGGGGATCCCGGGCCTACTATTTGCGGAGTGACCATGAGCGACAGCCCGATTACCAACATTGATATTCGCAAAGAGTACGACGAGAGCCTCGGCAGCGATGATGTCCATTACCAGTCCTTCTCGCGTATGGCGGCGTTTTTTGGCCGCGATATGCGCCCCCATCGCCACGACAGCTTCTTCCAGATGCACTTTCTCAACACCGGGCAGATTGAGCTTCAGCTTGATGATCACCACTACTCGGTCGAAGCGCCGCTCTTCGTGCTGACACCCCCTTCGGTGCCCCACGCGTTTTTTACTGAATCCGACAGCGACGGGCACGTGCTCACGGTACATGAGGATCTTATCTGGCCCCTGCTTGAAGTGCTCTACCCCGGCACCCGGGAAGCCTTCGGCCTGCCGGGGATCTGTTTTTCCCTCGCCCACTGCCCGGAGGAGCTACTGGCGCTGGAGCACTACTGGCGGCTTATTGAGCGCGAATCCCGGGAGGAGTTTCCCGGCCGGGAAAATACCCTGAAACTGCTGGCCCAGGGGGTCTTTACCCTGCTGCTGCGCAATGTGCGCCTGGATGATCAGGCCGCCAGCGGCATGCGCGGCGAGCTGAAACTGTTCCAGCGCTTTAACCTGATGGTGGACCAGCACTTCTCCTGCCACTGGAGCGTGCCGGACTACGCCCGGGAGCTGCATATTACCGAATCCCGGCTGACGGATATCTGCCGCCGCTTTGCCAACCGGCCCCCCAAGCGGCTGATTTTTGACCGCCAGCTCAGGGAGGCGAAACGGCTGCTGCTGTTTTCCGACTGTGCGGTGAACGATATTGCCTGGCAACTGGGGTTTAAGGATCCCGCCTATTTCGCGCGCTTCTTTAACCGCCTGGCGGGCTGCTCCCCTTCACGGTTTCGTTGCCGACAGACTGCCCCCCACGGGTGAGGTTGATCCCGATCGCAGTTTATCCACCCGGCCCCTCTGGCCGGGGAAAAGTACCCGCCGTTGACCCAAAAGTCTCTTCCGTAAAGCGCCATTGAGCGCTTCAATTGAACAACAAAAAGAAAACATTAATTTAACAACATGCGCCGCAGGCGGCTTGCCACGGTGCGCCAAATCCGAATACGTATAACGAGGTCCCTATGAAACCCGAAGATTTCCGCGCTGACGCCAAACGCCCGCTGACCGGTGAAGAGTACCTGAAGAGCCTGCAGGATGGCCGCGAAATTTATATCTACGGCGAGCGGGTGAAAGATGTCACCACCCACCCGGCTTTCCGTAATGCGGCGGCCTCCGTGGGCCAGCTGTACGACGCGCTGCACAAGCCGGAATTACAGGACACCTTATGCTGGAACACCGATACCGGCAGCGGCGGTTACACCCATAAATTTTTCCGGGTCGCAAAAAGCGCCGACGATCTGCGCCAGCAGCGCGACGCCATTGCCGAGTGGTCACGCCTGAGCTACGGCTGGATGGGGCGCACCCCGGATTACAAAGCCGCCTTTGGCTGCGCCCTGGGGGCGAACCCGGCGTTTTATGGTCAGTTTGAGCAGAACGCCCGCCACTGGTACAGCCGCATTCAGGAAACCGGCCTCTACTTTAACCACGCCATCGTCAACCCGCCTATCGACCGTCATAAACCGGCGGACGAAGTGAAAGACGTCTACATCAAGCTGGAAAAAGAGACCGACGCCGGGATCATCGTCAGCGGTGCCAAGGTGGTTGCCACCAACTCCGCCCTCACCCACTACAATATGATTGGCTTTGGCTCAGCCCAGGTGATGGGGGAAAACCCGGACTTCGCGCTGATGTTCGTGGCCCCGATGGACGCGGAAGGGGTTAAACTTATCTCCCGCGCCTCTTATGAGCTGGTCTCCGGCGCGACCGGCTCCCCGTATGATTACCCGCTCTCCAGCCGTTTTGATGAGAACGACGCTATCCTGGTGATGGATAATGTACTGATCCCCTGGGAAAACGTGCTTATCTACCGCGATTTCGACCGCTGCCGCCGCTGGACCATGGAAGGGGGCTTTGCCCGCATGTACCCGCTGCAGGCCTGTGTGCGTCTGGCGGTAAAACTGGACTTTATCTGCGCCCTGCTGAAGCGCTCCCTGGAGTGTACCGGCACCCTGGAGTTCCGCGGCGTGCAGGCAGATCTCGGGGAAGTGGTGGCCTGGCGCAATATGTTCTGGGCCCTGAGCGACTCCATGTGTTCTGAAGCAACCCCGTGGATCAACGGTGCCTGGCTGCCGGATCACGCGGCCCTGCAAACCTACCGCGTTATGGCCCCTATGGCTTACGCCAAGATCAAAAATATCATTGAGCGCAACGTGACCAGCGGCCTTATTTATCTGCCGTCCAGCGCCCGGGATCTGAATAACCCGCAGATCGATCAGTACCTGGCGAAATATGTGCGCGGCTCCAACGGGATGGATCACGTTGAACGTATCAAGATCCTCAAACTGATGTGGGATGCCATCGGCAGTGAGTTTGGCGGCCGCCACGAGCTTTACGAGATCAACTACTCCGGCAGCCAGGATGAGATCCGCCTGCAGTGTCTGCGCCAGGCCCAGACCTCCGGCAATATGGACAAAATGATGGCAATGGTAGATCGCTGCCTGTCAGAGTACGACCAGCACGGCTGGACAGTGCCGCACCTGCACAACAATGCGGATATTAACGTGTTAGATAAACTGCTGAAATAACGGAGGTTGCCATGCAACAAGATAACGACCAGCGTCTGCGCTTTCGCGATGCCATGGCCAGCCTGTCGGCGGCGGTGAATATTGTCACCACCAGCGGGGACGCCGGGCAGTGCGGGATCACCGCCACCGCCGTGTGCTCCGTGACCGACACGCCCCCGTCGCTGATGGTGTGCATTAACGCCAACAGCGCCATGAACCCGGTATTCCAGGGCAACGGTAAGCTGTGCGTGAACGTGCTGAACCATGAGCAGGAGCTGATGGCGCGCCACTTCGCCGGTATGACCGGCATGGCGATGGAAGATCGCTTCAAAGGGGAACAGTGGCGCAGCGGCCCCCAGGGGCAGCCGGTACTGGCGGGATCACTGGCAAGCCTGGAGGGCGAAATCAGCCAGGTGCAGACGATCGGCACCCATCTGGTGTATCTGGTGGCGATTAAAAATATCGTCCTGAGTGACGAAGGCCACGGGCTTATCTACTTTAAGCGCCGCTTCCACCCGGTGATGATGGAAATGGCCGTCGCCTGACCAGCCACGCTCCCGCCGCACCGGCGGGAGCGTTATCCTCCACCTATACCCGGGTGCTCTCCAGCCCCAGCATTCCCCGGGCCTGAATAAAGCACAACAGCAGCGTGCCCCACAGGGCCATCGTCAGATACGGGCTCACCCCCAGCATATTGAAGCCGCTCTCAATGGTCTGGAGCAGAAACAGCGCCAGCACCATACCGATAATCCGCCCGCTGCCGCCGTCCGGGTTGACCCCGCCCAGCACCGCCGCCAGGATAGAGACCAGCAGGTAAGACTCCCCGTAAGAGGCTTTCGCCGAGTTCAGCTTCGACATCATCAGAAAGGCCGCCACCGCGCACAGCAGCGCCGAGAGGATATACACCAGGATCAGCACCCGCCGGGTGTTGATCCCCGAATAGAGGGTGGCCCGCTCATTGGCGCCAATCAGGTAAACCGCCCGCCCGAAGGGGGTCTTCTCCAGCACGATCCACAGCCCGGCGGCCACCAG
This Shimwellia blattae DSM 4481 = NBRC 105725 DNA region includes the following protein-coding sequences:
- a CDS encoding fumarylacetoacetate hydrolase family protein, which encodes MKGTVFAIALNHQSQLDAWEQAFREAPYKTPPRTPVWFIKPRNTVVTSGASIGYPAGEQVQSGGTVALVIGKTARKVSPRQATDCIAGYALANELSLPETSFYRPAIQAKCRDGFCPLGELVTGVDIRDLTIITEINGRQADAWSTRDLVRDAQQVVSALSEFATLQPGDVILLGTPHQRVTLHPGDQVRIMAAGFPVLENTLIAQGATS
- a CDS encoding fumarylacetoacetate hydrolase family protein, whose product is MKQARIRYQGEDLNVTVDNQQRICLKDGTTLTADQVTWLPPASGTIFALGLNYADHATELEFKAPEEPLIFIKAPNSLTGHRQVSVRPDNVEYMHYEAELVVVIGKTARHVSQANAMDYVAGYTVCNDYAIRDYLENYYRPNLRVKSRDTLTPIGPWIVDKADIPDPHNLTLRTYVNGELRQQGSTADLVFNIPFLIEYLSAFMTLQPGDMIATGTPKGLSDVVPGDEVVVEVEGVGRLVNHIISEQDYEESLK
- the hpaE gene encoding 5-carboxymethyl-2-hydroxymuconate semialdehyde dehydrogenase, translating into MKTINHWINGKNVPGRDYFQTTNPATGEVLADVASGGEAEINQAVAAAKEAFPKWAGLPMKERARLMRKLGELIDENVPDIAAMETADTGLPIHQTRNVLIPRASHNFEFFAEVCQQMNGKTYPVDDKMLNYTLVQPVGVCALVSPWNVPFMTATWKVAPCLALGNTAVLKMSELSPLTADRLGELALEAGIPAGVLNVVQGYGATAGDALVRHHDVRAVSFTGGTATGRRIMQNAGLKKYSMELGGKSPVLVFEDADIERALDAALFTIFSINGERCTAGSRIFIQQSIYPEFVKRFAERANRLRVGDPTDPATQVGALISQQHWDKVSGYIRIGIEEGATLLAGGPDKPADLPPHLRNGNFLRPTVLADVDNRMRVAQEEIFGPVACLIPFKDEAEGLRLANDVEYGLASYIWTQDVSKVLRLARGIEAGMVFVNTQNVRDLRQPFGGVKASGTGREGGEYSFEVFAEMKNVCISLGDHPIPKWGV
- the hpaD gene encoding 3,4-dihydroxyphenylacetate 2,3-dioxygenase, giving the protein MGKLALAAKVTHVPSMYLSELPGKHHGCRQAAIDGHKEISRRCRELGVDTIVVFDTHWLVNSAYHINCNDHFQGVYTSHELPHFIRDMEYEYDGNPVLGNLIAEEAISSGVRAQAHAISTLTLEYGTLVPMRYMNSDRHFKVVSISAFCTVHDFADSRRMGEAVRRAIEKYDGTVAVLASGSLSHRFIDDQRAEQGMNAWTREFDEQMDHRVVKLWREGKFAEFCRMLPEYADYCYGEGNMHDTVMLLGLMGWDQYQGKVEFITDLFPSSGTGQVNAVFPLARTA
- a CDS encoding 5-carboxymethyl-2-hydroxymuconate Delta-isomerase, with product MPHFYAECTENIRQQAELPALFAKVNSALAETGIFPLGGIRSRAIWLDTWQMADGKHDYAFVHMTLKIGSGRSLESRQQVGDMLFGLIREHFAALMESRYLALSFEIEELHPTLNYKQNNVHALFR
- the hpaH gene encoding 2-oxo-hept-4-ene-1,7-dioate hydratase, with the translated sequence MLAKEIHAEIALQLHRAEQTREQIPQISRQYPEITIEDAYAVQREWVALKIAEGRVLKGHKIGLTSRAMQLSSQITEPDYGALLDDMFFHDGSDIPTDRFIVPRIEVELAFVLAKPLRGPNCTLFDVYNATDYVIPALELIDARCPNVDPQTGKPRKVFDTISDNAANAGVILGGRPIRPDELDLRWISALLYRNGVIEETGVAAGVLNHPANGVAWLANKLAPYDVQLEAGQIILGGSFTRPVAASKGDTFHVDYGNMGSISCRFV
- the hpaI gene encoding 4-hydroxy-2-oxoheptanedioate aldolase, coding for MTNTFKAALKAQQPQIGLWLGLSSSYSAELLAGTGFDWLLIDGEHAPNNVPSVLHQLQAIAPYPSQPVVRPSWNDPVQIKQLLDVGAQNLLVPMVQNAEQARQAVLATRYPPAGIRGVGSALARASRWNQIPDYLHRANDEMCVLVQIETREAMRNLSSILDVEGVDGVFIGPADLSADMGHAGNPHHPEVKAAIEQAITQIRAAGKAPGILMADPVAARRYLELGALFVAVGVDTTLLSRSAQALAASFKENQPACDTRPGVY
- the hpaX gene encoding 4-hydroxyphenylacetate permease, encoding MSDTSPAVAGTQNPASQHLALTAQQQSVISKLFRRLVVFLFVLFIFSFLDRINIGFAGLTMGQDLGLSATMFGMATTLFYATYVMFGIPSNIMLGIVGARRWIAVIMVLWGLASTATMFATGPTSLYVLRMLVGITEAGFLPGILLYLTYWFPAYFRARANALFMIAMPVTTALGSLVSGYILSLDGLLNLHGWQWLFLLEGFPSVLLGVVVWFYLVDSPDKARWLSAEDKQCLKEMMAQDRLSLVQPEGAASHSALQKGSMWREIFTPVVMLYTLAYFCLTNTLSAVSIWTPQILKSFNADSSNITIGLLAAIPQVCTIGGMIWWSRHSDRYQERRHHTALPFLFAAAGWILTTLSSHGLLQMLGIIMASAGSFSAMAIFWTTPDQSISLRARAIAIAVINATGNIGSAMSPLFVGWLKDLTGSFNSGLYLMAALLVVGAIVIWMIPMPSSRPRATP
- the hpaA gene encoding 4-hydroxyphenylacetate catabolism regulatory protein HpaA, encoding MSDSPITNIDIRKEYDESLGSDDVHYQSFSRMAAFFGRDMRPHRHDSFFQMHFLNTGQIELQLDDHHYSVEAPLFVLTPPSVPHAFFTESDSDGHVLTVHEDLIWPLLEVLYPGTREAFGLPGICFSLAHCPEELLALEHYWRLIERESREEFPGRENTLKLLAQGVFTLLLRNVRLDDQAASGMRGELKLFQRFNLMVDQHFSCHWSVPDYARELHITESRLTDICRRFANRPPKRLIFDRQLREAKRLLLFSDCAVNDIAWQLGFKDPAYFARFFNRLAGCSPSRFRCRQTAPHG
- the hpaB gene encoding 4-hydroxyphenylacetate 3-monooxygenase, oxygenase component; protein product: MKPEDFRADAKRPLTGEEYLKSLQDGREIYIYGERVKDVTTHPAFRNAAASVGQLYDALHKPELQDTLCWNTDTGSGGYTHKFFRVAKSADDLRQQRDAIAEWSRLSYGWMGRTPDYKAAFGCALGANPAFYGQFEQNARHWYSRIQETGLYFNHAIVNPPIDRHKPADEVKDVYIKLEKETDAGIIVSGAKVVATNSALTHYNMIGFGSAQVMGENPDFALMFVAPMDAEGVKLISRASYELVSGATGSPYDYPLSSRFDENDAILVMDNVLIPWENVLIYRDFDRCRRWTMEGGFARMYPLQACVRLAVKLDFICALLKRSLECTGTLEFRGVQADLGEVVAWRNMFWALSDSMCSEATPWINGAWLPDHAALQTYRVMAPMAYAKIKNIIERNVTSGLIYLPSSARDLNNPQIDQYLAKYVRGSNGMDHVERIKILKLMWDAIGSEFGGRHELYEINYSGSQDEIRLQCLRQAQTSGNMDKMMAMVDRCLSEYDQHGWTVPHLHNNADINVLDKLLK
- a CDS encoding 4-hydroxyphenylacetate 3-monooxygenase reductase subunit, which translates into the protein MQQDNDQRLRFRDAMASLSAAVNIVTTSGDAGQCGITATAVCSVTDTPPSLMVCINANSAMNPVFQGNGKLCVNVLNHEQELMARHFAGMTGMAMEDRFKGEQWRSGPQGQPVLAGSLASLEGEISQVQTIGTHLVYLVAIKNIVLSDEGHGLIYFKRRFHPVMMEMAVA